The following proteins are encoded in a genomic region of Reichenbachiella sp.:
- a CDS encoding tetratricopeptide repeat protein: protein MQPKIQKEPSLDHEAQIKSVDSTLKYAMDSRVSNVKNSIDLTLQAQVKSEALGYELGLARCSCQLGLFYMIMGDHLAGLEHSEEALTAYRKLNDKQGMADALYNIGSIEYKSTQYHKGLEHLYECLRLQKETEDFIGQSKTLKAIGFIYEAFGELDKALETYVKCRELSHLNNDKNGESNACNPLSGLYLKKGDYKNALESINTSISLKKETGDRRGLAFSWYGKGKIHLHLNEYKEAEEFFQTSLKVHSEVGEKMGCGMALTKLGQVSLATNHYDEAKKYFHDAIEVGEQIDNKQIMYKAYFELFNIAMNENDQAEALAYHIKYHDYKEQVINSETKSKIKSLESMWKMESLESEARIQRENNLVVEKKNEELDKFSSRVSHDLRGPISSLMGLYDVVKSEIHDEQALKYFDLYHHRITRINQTIIDLLELSKVRDWQLSKTIIDFDEIVSDCIESFNYLPGFGKIEFSIDIEKNMKIQSDRSLMNTIIQNLIENSIKYSRQDIDDPFVNIKVMQTAEDYMCIVVEDNGIGIDPRYQEKVFDMFYRANDDVQGSGLGMFILKSAVEKLEGEVSLVSELNKGTKFVILLPIIENMKKEYLGI, encoded by the coding sequence ATGCAACCCAAGATCCAAAAAGAGCCATCCCTCGACCATGAGGCTCAAATAAAAAGCGTGGATTCCACGCTCAAGTATGCTATGGATTCTCGCGTAAGCAACGTGAAGAATTCGATAGATTTAACCCTACAAGCGCAAGTAAAAAGTGAAGCCTTAGGCTATGAACTAGGATTAGCCAGATGCTCCTGTCAATTGGGTTTATTCTATATGATCATGGGAGATCATCTGGCAGGATTAGAACATTCTGAAGAGGCTTTGACGGCCTACAGAAAGCTGAATGATAAGCAAGGTATGGCCGATGCGCTCTACAACATCGGAAGCATTGAATACAAATCCACACAATATCATAAGGGGCTAGAGCATTTGTATGAATGCCTGCGTCTGCAAAAGGAAACGGAAGATTTTATAGGTCAGTCTAAGACACTAAAAGCCATTGGTTTTATCTATGAAGCTTTTGGTGAGTTGGATAAGGCATTGGAGACTTATGTCAAATGTCGCGAATTGAGTCATCTCAATAATGACAAAAACGGAGAGTCCAACGCATGTAATCCACTTTCTGGTTTATATCTCAAAAAAGGCGACTACAAAAATGCGTTGGAGTCAATCAATACTAGCATAAGTCTGAAGAAGGAAACTGGAGATAGACGAGGACTAGCTTTTTCCTGGTATGGCAAGGGTAAGATTCATTTGCATCTCAATGAATATAAAGAGGCAGAAGAGTTTTTTCAGACCAGTCTAAAAGTACACAGTGAGGTGGGTGAAAAAATGGGTTGTGGTATGGCGCTGACCAAACTTGGGCAAGTGAGTCTGGCAACTAATCATTATGATGAAGCCAAAAAGTACTTTCATGATGCGATAGAAGTGGGAGAGCAAATTGATAATAAGCAAATTATGTATAAGGCTTATTTTGAATTGTTCAATATCGCTATGAATGAAAACGATCAGGCTGAAGCTTTGGCTTATCATATCAAATACCATGATTATAAAGAACAGGTGATCAACTCTGAAACAAAGAGTAAAATAAAAAGCCTGGAGTCGATGTGGAAGATGGAATCCCTTGAATCTGAGGCCAGAATTCAGAGAGAGAATAACCTGGTAGTAGAAAAGAAAAACGAAGAGCTTGATAAGTTTTCTTCACGGGTGTCTCATGATTTACGAGGCCCCATTTCTTCTTTGATGGGCCTCTACGATGTGGTCAAATCCGAAATTCACGATGAACAGGCACTGAAATATTTTGATTTGTATCATCATAGAATAACGCGAATCAATCAAACTATCATTGATTTACTAGAGCTTTCAAAAGTGAGAGATTGGCAACTATCAAAGACCATTATTGACTTCGATGAGATCGTTTCAGATTGTATCGAATCTTTCAATTATTTACCGGGATTTGGCAAAATTGAATTTTCAATAGACATTGAAAAAAATATGAAGATTCAATCAGATCGTAGTTTGATGAATACCATTATTCAGAATTTGATTGAAAATAGTATAAAATACTCCAGGCAGGATATAGATGATCCATTTGTAAATATTAAGGTCATGCAAACGGCAGAGGATTATATGTGTATCGTTGTTGAAGACAATGGCATTGGCATTGACCCAAGGTATCAGGAGAAGGTGTTTGATATGTTCTATAGAGCTAATGACGATGTGCAGGGATCTGGCTTAGGAATGTTCATCCTAAAATCGGCTGTAGAGAAACTGGAAGGAGAAGTTAGTTTGGTCAGTGAGCTAAATAAAGGGACGAAATTCGTTATATTACTACCTATCATTGAAAATATGAAAAAGGAATATTTGGGTATCTAA
- a CDS encoding DUF481 domain-containing protein, producing MKRSTLFVLFILSSFVSFSQNQDTVYMHNNQILIGEIKELENGVLKIETEYSEDDFSVDWDDAKSLKTNTSFIIMLSHNYRFTGTISPDPNNSDYLILYPQEGSKMFAKTVEIVYLKSLEDAFLDRISANIDAGLSITKASDTKQLNVSGGISYLDTNLQSDLYVNALSNVVQDTIVTERDNYGASLKVFFARKWYVLGAADFLKSDEQNLDIRTTVQTGIGRDIIRNNKMYLVTATGLALNAEKYSHEDDASGESMETFAEIEYKAFGIKDFTLSTKVQYFTILANRNRQRVNVTFDIKYDLPLDFYIGANVTYNYDSNDETTGSPSDYVIKSSVGWKF from the coding sequence ATGAAAAGAAGCACTCTTTTTGTCCTTTTTATCCTTTCTTCATTTGTTTCTTTTAGTCAGAATCAGGATACCGTGTACATGCACAACAATCAGATTTTGATTGGAGAAATTAAAGAACTTGAAAATGGAGTGTTGAAGATTGAGACAGAATATAGTGAAGATGATTTCAGTGTGGATTGGGACGATGCAAAGTCTCTTAAAACAAATACCAGTTTCATTATTATGCTATCGCATAACTACAGATTTACTGGAACCATTTCTCCAGACCCGAACAACAGTGATTATTTGATATTATACCCACAGGAAGGTTCGAAAATGTTCGCCAAGACTGTAGAAATAGTCTATCTGAAATCACTTGAAGATGCGTTCTTGGATCGAATATCTGCCAATATAGATGCCGGCCTTTCGATTACCAAAGCCAGTGATACTAAACAACTAAATGTTTCTGGGGGCATATCTTACTTAGACACCAACCTACAGTCAGATTTATATGTCAATGCGCTATCCAATGTTGTACAGGATACAATTGTAACAGAACGGGACAATTATGGCGCAAGCCTAAAAGTGTTCTTTGCTCGAAAATGGTATGTCCTTGGTGCGGCGGATTTCCTGAAAAGTGATGAGCAGAATCTTGACATTAGAACTACTGTCCAGACGGGTATCGGAAGGGATATCATTAGAAACAATAAAATGTATTTAGTCACTGCGACAGGACTAGCGCTCAACGCTGAAAAATATTCTCATGAAGACGACGCTTCTGGAGAAAGCATGGAAACTTTTGCGGAAATTGAATATAAAGCTTTCGGAATAAAGGACTTTACACTGAGTACTAAAGTTCAGTACTTTACCATTTTAGCTAACAGAAACAGACAAAGAGTAAATGTCACATTTGACATCAAATATGACCTCCCTCTTGATTTTTATATTGGTGCAAATGTTACATACAACTACGATTCCAATGACGAGACCACAGGATCGCCTTCAGATTATGTAATTAAAAGCAGTGTAGGCTGGAAATTCTAG
- a CDS encoding tetratricopeptide repeat protein, producing MTKKKRPINIVFILLMCCGFAVCGQASMDSLIGVLQKTNSRTDKILLYLNLSAEATEAEQSLAYAKSALELLDKDDETLLRGRVYQSLGRAYVNHQISDSAISYIHQSTTLFEGIDETRLKAKSINYLAFYMEQTHQFDSAKKCYNLAIQLSDSINDRSSSALYNLYLGNLLNINGDNVAALRHLQSAHDYYNQPERADSAWISYNSLAIVYDEMGLYPEALAYYLKAYEIIDKKNDKEAKLILANNLGTIYHELGKADQSKEYFAQGMEMARATNLKMDEAMIMNNLSIVHMEEGDTLSAAQLVRQAHAIQLNEEANCDLAYSYEGLGEIMVWQKKYDSAQYYYDQAMQWANTCEMTGCQTSIYRNMGLLSLKQRNYRKGIELLQKSLRLSEKSNYLSEMKETTKELYNHYRSINDYKNALKYQELYSNLKDSLFNAQSTEKIARMTAEYDFRREMESLEYNKMAEEMRLNEELREEQSFQNSILVVLVLTTLLAVSLGRSYYLLQNHNKKLTALNEEKNTLMGVVAHDLRSPLNNIKGLISLVKMEKASLTPEQSHYFHLVDDTMERMRDMIDRVLDVSVVEDMKVNLNLKKVDLGQTMNFVAGNFELLASKKSITIHSKLDTEKHFIFADYNYLLQVIENLLSNALKFSESGKNIFLNVFQEEGSETMIIRDEGPGISEEDQTKLFTKFQKLSAKPTDNEQSTGLGLSIVKKFVDAMEAEISCESQVGKGTSFIVRFKSAVEEAVV from the coding sequence ATGACTAAGAAGAAAAGGCCAATTAACATTGTTTTCATTCTTTTGATGTGTTGCGGCTTTGCCGTGTGTGGACAAGCATCAATGGATAGTTTGATTGGTGTTTTACAAAAAACCAATAGTCGTACAGATAAAATATTGCTCTATCTCAATCTGTCGGCAGAAGCTACAGAAGCTGAGCAATCACTGGCATATGCCAAATCTGCACTAGAGCTACTTGATAAAGATGATGAAACACTATTGAGAGGTAGGGTTTACCAAAGTTTGGGTAGAGCTTATGTTAATCATCAGATATCAGATTCTGCTATTTCATATATACATCAGTCAACAACGCTATTTGAAGGGATTGATGAAACCAGATTGAAAGCTAAATCCATCAACTATCTGGCTTTTTACATGGAGCAAACTCATCAATTTGACTCCGCAAAAAAATGTTATAACCTAGCCATCCAACTATCTGATTCTATCAATGACCGCTCGAGTTCAGCTTTATACAATTTGTATTTAGGGAACTTATTGAATATAAATGGAGACAATGTGGCAGCATTAAGACATCTGCAGTCTGCACATGACTATTACAATCAACCCGAAAGAGCAGATAGCGCTTGGATATCCTATAACAGTTTGGCCATAGTGTATGATGAAATGGGATTATACCCAGAGGCATTGGCGTATTACCTGAAGGCCTATGAAATTATCGATAAGAAGAATGATAAGGAAGCTAAACTCATTTTGGCCAATAACCTAGGAACTATTTATCATGAATTAGGGAAAGCGGATCAATCCAAGGAATACTTTGCTCAGGGTATGGAAATGGCAAGGGCTACCAATTTAAAAATGGATGAGGCCATGATCATGAACAACTTATCAATTGTCCATATGGAGGAAGGTGACACGCTTAGTGCTGCCCAATTGGTGAGGCAGGCGCATGCTATTCAATTGAATGAGGAGGCAAATTGCGATTTGGCCTATTCTTATGAAGGACTAGGGGAAATAATGGTCTGGCAGAAAAAATATGACTCAGCACAGTATTATTATGATCAGGCCATGCAGTGGGCAAATACCTGTGAAATGACTGGGTGCCAAACCAGCATCTATAGAAATATGGGCCTTCTATCGTTAAAACAAAGAAACTATAGAAAGGGAATTGAGTTATTGCAAAAGTCACTACGGCTAAGTGAAAAATCAAACTACCTGTCTGAGATGAAAGAAACAACGAAGGAGCTCTATAATCACTATCGATCCATCAATGATTATAAAAATGCACTAAAATATCAGGAGCTGTACAGTAACCTCAAGGATTCGCTGTTCAATGCGCAGTCAACTGAAAAAATTGCCAGGATGACTGCTGAATATGATTTTCGAAGAGAAATGGAATCTCTGGAATACAATAAAATGGCTGAAGAGATGCGATTGAATGAAGAGCTTCGCGAGGAACAGTCTTTTCAAAATAGCATTTTAGTGGTATTAGTGCTTACTACACTTCTTGCGGTTAGTTTGGGTAGGTCGTACTACTTGCTTCAGAACCATAATAAAAAGCTAACGGCTCTCAATGAAGAGAAAAATACATTAATGGGAGTGGTTGCTCACGACCTAAGAAGCCCACTAAACAATATCAAAGGTTTGATTTCACTGGTGAAAATGGAGAAGGCTAGTTTGACACCCGAACAAAGCCATTACTTCCATTTGGTAGATGATACGATGGAGCGTATGCGAGATATGATCGATCGGGTATTGGATGTCAGCGTTGTAGAGGACATGAAGGTAAATCTTAACCTAAAGAAGGTTGACTTAGGTCAGACCATGAATTTTGTCGCAGGCAATTTTGAACTCTTGGCTAGCAAGAAGTCGATTACCATTCATAGTAAATTGGATACAGAAAAGCATTTCATTTTTGCAGACTATAATTATTTATTGCAAGTCATCGAAAACCTACTGTCTAATGCGTTAAAGTTTTCAGAATCTGGAAAAAACATTTTTCTGAATGTCTTTCAAGAAGAGGGTAGTGAAACCATGATTATTCGAGATGAAGGTCCTGGAATTAGTGAAGAGGATCAAACTAAATTGTTCACTAAGTTTCAGAAACTAAGCGCCAAACCGACTGATAACGAACAGTCCACTGGGTTGGGGCTGTCTATAGTTAAGAAGTTTGTTGATGCCATGGAAGCAGAAATAAGCTGTGAAAGCCAAGTAGGCAAAGGGACCAGCTTCATCGTAAGATTCAAATCTGCCGTAGAGGAGGCAGTGGTTTAA